The Elgaria multicarinata webbii isolate HBS135686 ecotype San Diego chromosome 4, rElgMul1.1.pri, whole genome shotgun sequence genome contains a region encoding:
- the LOC134398229 gene encoding uncharacterized protein LOC134398229, with protein sequence MEAIEKLFGRTLLLFLLYQSGLVRTQQTLTPPGFIKSTCFASMFRMTLDESFLRKKFTNIEIIDPSGVIIPLDDKLKARCGYVKSKDVQGNTVFRASLLGCHVINEMDERFSLTVNIKVSPFEDMREASNYRHRLHCSYFPWAPREIVCEENYMEVSVKSDVPVISDDETAEWMSALPEAQRVVYQMWQLIFYSPSGRKTIVVSDADKLGYSFNNTLARVFLRSPYSTNETEYSMVNGVTMSTISSTSMYKQRWLLLLIDTTVSCPVDGISFTDAAIIWSVPAIIPRLAPQELTFTSLNISMGVDGERIENPEKRNFTLERNTTHIAITIPIGASGGKLKSTVSNGIHGVTYRIDLFLEHAWTDTDWHLTKYTVVNPITTPFMPRIPTVVNNTVPETRLFKIVLGFFLPDVTLVALTIGGVPLSLNEAVQKGYKISDTPFPNGTKGFKLEVPFDDPNVIKEYVNKNETKYCLRVNYTLHVGPEQKLYHHPADVECIMADIELPEGIGYCDKVNLYLAIPLTGLYKYWDLYAGNKPLNQATALAAGYLMTTNDTHVVLQVPLFAEGIIYEEVSIERILARFDLSLKKIITMETVDIFSIRCNFRSSQFIVCYPNGTITVSALMKTAPSIDMGKTRLKDSTCKPKEFTKEKAFFQFHVSTCGTSLRLEGERLIYENEISFEKETLPAQGPPMITRDPEYRLTILCYYPVKETLMQSATFYGSSSPRMFPPFGYGTMMAQSNLAGHRRTRQLLNIISNVFKDESFRETYGPHSIAIKYSWEPLFLEVELKDEAPEVELYLDNCWMAEAEEFSSIPQWNIIADGCENKSNGYVKFYPVIKSNRVKYPNHFKRVRMQMQTLPPKKVFFHCTVIVGTCLHTPVNGLSWKQCLSGRKFDQHSEIHPSRHGYVVAGPVLILHPEQIEELEMQRNWK encoded by the exons ATGGAGGCTATAGAAAAATTGTTCGGCAG aaccttgctgctgtttcttttgtACCAGTCTGGACTAGTGAGGACTCAACAAACACTTACCCCACCAG GTTTTATCAAAAGTACCTGTTTCGCCAGTATGTTTCGGATGACGTTGGATGAGTCTTTTCTCCGGAAAAAGTTCACAAACATAGAAATAATTG ATCCCTCCGGTGTCATTATCCCACTTGACGATAAGCTGAAAGCTCGCTGTGGCTATGTCAAGTCAAAGGATGTGCAGGGTAACACTGTCTTCCGGGCTTCTCTTCTCGGTTGTCATGTTATAAATGAG ATGGATGAAAGATTCTCTCTTACTGTAAACATCAAAGTCTCACCATTTGAAGACATGAGGGAAGCTTCAAATTACCGACATCGCTTACACTGCTCCTACTTCCCATGGGCTCCGAGGGAAATAGTGTGTGAAGAGAATTACATGGAG GTGTCAGTGAAGAGTGACGTCCCTGTGATTTCAGATGATGAGACTGCAGAATGGATGTCAGCACTGCCAGAG GCACAAAGAGTTGTGTATCAGATGTGGCAGCTGATATTCTATTCTCCTTCAGGGAGGAAGACAATAGTGGTGAGTGATGCTGACAAGCTAGGCTACAGTTTCAATAATACACTGGCAAGAGTATTCCTCCGCTCTCCATACTCTACAAATGAAACTGAGTATTCGATG GTTAATGGGGTCACCATGAGCACTATCAGCTCCACCTCCATGTATAAACAAAGATGGCTGCTTCTGTTGATCGACACCACTGTTTCATGCCCAGTTG ATGGTATCAGCTTCACAGATGCTGCCATAATATGGTCTGTGCCAGCTATTATCCCTAGACTGGCTCCTCAAGAACTGACCTTTACATCTCTTAATATATCGATGGGAGTTGATGGGGAAAGAATTGAGAACCCTGAGAAACGCAACTTTACACTGGAACGTAACACCACACACATTGCAATAACAATCCCAATTGGAGCATCCGGGGGCAAGCTTAAG agcACTGTGTCCAATGGCATCCATGGGGTGACCTACAGGATCGACTTATTCTTGGAGCATGCCTGGACAGATACAGATTGGCACTTGACCAAGTACACTGTGGTTAACCCAATCACTACACCCTTCATGCCTCGAATACCAACAGTAGTCAACA ACACTGTTCCAGAAACACGACTGTTTAAGATAGTCTTGGGATTCTTCCTTCCTGATGTCACTCTGGTAGCACTTACAATAGGAGGCGTGCCTTTATCTCTGAATGAAGCAGTGCAAAAGGGCTACAAGATCTCTGACACTCCCTTCCCCAATGGAACAAAAGGGTTTAAATTGGAAGTACCTTTTGACGATCCCAATGTCATAAAAGAG TATGTGAACAAAAACGAAACTAAGTATTGCCTCCGTGTGAACTACACTCTTCACGTGGGTCCTGAGCAGAAGCTGTATCACCATCCTGCAGATGTAGAGTGTATAATGGCAGATATCG AACTACCAGAAGGCATTGGTTACTGTGACAAAGTGAACCTGTATCTAGCCATTCCACTTACAGGCCTGTACAAATACTGGGACCTATATGCCGGGAATAAGCCTCTAAATCAGGCCACTGCCCTTGCAGCTGGGTATCTCATGACTACAAATGATACTCATGTAGTACTACAAGTGCCTCTCTTTGCTGAAGGAATTATCTATGAG gaagtgtcTATTGAGAGAATCCTTGCTAGATTTGATCTTTCCCTGAAGAAAATCATCACTATGGAGACCGTGGATATCTTCTCCATTAGATGCAATTTTCGCTCCTCACAATTTATAG TGTGCTATCCTAATGGAACAATAACTGTATCTGCGCTCATGAAGACGGCTCCATCCATTGACATGGGCAAAACCAGGCTGAAGGACAGCACCTGTAAGCCTAAAGAGTTTACCAAGGAAAAAGCCTTCTTCCAGTTTCACGTTTCTACTTGTGGCACTTCACTAAGA CTTGAAGGTGAACGCCTTATTTATGAAAACGAAATATCTTTTGAAAAAGAGACTCTTCCAGCACAGGGACCACCAATGATCACAAGAGATCCAGAATACAG ACTAACTATCTTATGCTATTACCCAGTCAAAGAGACGTTAATGCAAAGTGCTACTTTCTATGGCTCCTCCTCACCTAGAATGTTTCCTCCTTTTGGCTACGGCACAATGATGGCTCAGTCAAATTTGGCAG GCCATAGAAGAACAAGACAGCTTCTGAATATCATCTCAAATGTGTTCAAAG ATGAATCTTTCAGAGAAACCTATGGGCCACATTCAATAGCTATCAAGTACTCATGGGAACCTCTATTTCTTGAAGTTGAACTAAAAGATGAAGCTCCTGAGGTTGAACTGTACTTGGATAACTGCTGGATGGCAGAGGCTGAGGAGTTCAGCAGCATTCCCCAGTGGAACATCATTGCAGATGG ATGTGAGAACAAAAGCAATGGATATGTGAAGTTCTATCCCGTAATTAAAAGTAACAGAGTGAAATATCCCAATCACTTCAAAAGAGTGAGAATGCAGATGCAGACTCTTCCTCCAAAAAAG GTATTCTTCCACTGCACAGTAATAGTCGGCACTTGCCTTCACACGCCTGTTAATGGTCTTTCTTGGAAACAATGTCTTTCTGGAAGGAAGTTTG ATCAGCATTCTGAAATTCATCCAAGTCGTCATGGTTATGTAGTGGCTGGACCAGTCTTGATTCTTCATCCTGAACAAATTGAGGAGCTGGAGATGCAAAGAAATTGG AAATAA